A window of Streptomyces sp. NBC_01224 genomic DNA:
CTTGGACCACGCGATGTCCTTGGGGATCTGCTTGGGGTCGGGCTGCCCGTTGGACTTGATCTCCAGGATCTGTCCGGTCTTGGTGTTGTAGGCATCGAGCTGCCTGCGGTAGGTCTTGCCGGTGTCCGGGTCCTTGAATTCCACCTCCTTCTGGCAGATCCACTCCGGGCCGGTCAGCCCGTGGTCCTTGATGACCTTCTTCTCGAACGCCTTGCCGCGTGGGTCGTTGCCGGCGTTGCGGATCAGACGGACGTCGCGCCAGTGCGACCAGTCGCCCCACGCGTTCGAGTTGCTCTCGCGTGCCTTGAGCCACGTCCAGTAGACGCGGTCGATCGGCTTGGACTTCGGCGGCTGCTTCTCGAGTTTCTCCAGCCGGTCGATGTCGGCCTGGCTGGGCGGGCCGAGGCCGTCCCACTTCTTACCCGGGTTCTCGTACTCGTACGTGTCCCACCGGGACTTGTCCCGGAAGGCGTCGAACTCCGGGAGTTGGGCGATGGCCTGGATGTCGTCGGCAAGCTCGTAGTACTCCTTGCACGGTATGCCCGGCTCCAGCGGCTTCGGCGGCCTGGGGGCCGCGCCCGCGTAGCCGGTCAGACCGGGAACCCCGGTGAGGGCAAGGCCCACTGCCGCGACAACAGCCGCAGCGGAAGCCAGACGCGCCCTGACGCGTGAACGTATCGCTTTCAAACTCTTTGTCCCTGCTCGTGGGGGCTGGGGGACAGGTACGGGGCGGTGTGAGGCCCCCGTGACATGACACCGCCAACCCGCACTTTAGGGCCGCAACTCCTCTGTCAGCCAAGGGGTTTGGGAAGTGACACGCCGATCGCCGCCTGGCGGGTTCCCGCCTAGGCTCCCCACATGAGCCCGAACCCGCGTATCGCCTGGCGGCAGTCCACCCTCCGGATCACCCGCATCCACCCGCCGTACCACGCCCCCTACGACCAGCACACCATCCGCCACGCACCGGCCCACGACCCGGTCCGCGCCCGCGCTGTCGTCGCCGAACTCTCCACCGTCTCCACCGTCGCCGAAGAACTTGAGCCCATGCCCCGCCGGGACATCGACCACCCCCGGCACATGGACGACCTCGACTACGTCGCCGTCGGCTGCTGGGGCGACATCGTTCAGATCAGCGACCCGGCCCTCGGTGAGGACGGCATCCTCTCCACCAACCTCGACGCCACGTTCGATGCCCAGGTCAAAGCCCACCCCGAGGCCCGCATCACCGCCGTCTGCGAGATGAACTCGGCCGAGACATACGGCAAGTACCTCGCCCATGTCCCCGGACAGCCCCGCCTCTCCGCCGACGGCTGGGACGACCAGTACGTCACCGGCAACCCCGCGCAGCTCCTGCGGGCCGTCGGCGTCGGCCCCGGCACCCCCGGGGCCGAGTGCCTCGACAGCGACCAGGACGAACCCTTCATCGGCCTCGAGTACCTCGACCTCCTCGCCTGCGGCCTGCACTCCGTCTACAGCAGAGAGAACCTGATGGTGTCGGTCTTCAAGGTCACCCGCACCGAGGACGTCCGAGAAGCCATCGACGAAGTCTGGCTCCAGGACTGAGACCGACTGGCGGCCCGTGCCGAGCGGTGGCCCTGTATCCGTCGGGGTGCCGGGTCGCTGCCGTTTCCAGGGCCACCCCTTGGCCGCCGCCAGGCGTGACGAGCATGGACAAGGGGTGTGGCCTCTTCGTGCTCCCCACCTGGCGCTGCCGGTCCCGGAGGTACGTACCGCCAGGTGAGGTCCATCGCGACGCCCATTGGCGCACATGACCGTCTGCCACCATTAGATGGGCATACGGTGACTGCTATTCATGCGGGCATGAACCGAAGGAAGTACTCACCGTCGTCCGGTGGGCGCGCGCCGCGCGCACGGACTGCCCGACTTGCCGCGGCGGCGTTGGCCCTCGTCGTCGGCGCCGGAGCGTCGCCGGCGCCGGACGCCGGCGCCCAAGCCCAGCCGCGTGCCGCCGGCTCTCCCCTGGTCGATGAGACGTTCACGCAGGCCACGGCCCCGGAGTTCACCGGTGTGGGCTCGGCCTGTCTCACCGGCGCCCCCGCCGCCGCCGCACCGGGTCCGGGGGACCACCCGCTCGGCGGTTGCCCGGAAGGGGTCGGCCCGGTGCCGCCCCCCAACGGCGCGCCGCACGGATACCTGCGACTGACGGACGCCTCGAACGACCAGACGGGGGCCGTCCTCTACAATCACGCGCTGCCCGCCAACCAGGGCCTCGACGTCACGTTCGACCAGTGGCAGTACGGAAGTACGACCCCGGCCACCCCCGCCGACGGCATCTCGTTCTTCCTGGTGAACGGTGACGGCGCGCTGACTCACCCGGGCGCCTTCGGTGGCAGCCTCGGGTACGCGCAGAAGCTCCCCGACGACAACCCCACCGCCACGTTCCTGCCCGGTGTGGACCGTGGCTACCTGGGCGTGGGGCTCGATGTCCTCGGGAACTACTTCGGCGACTGGGAGCACCGCGGGAACGGCTGCGCCAACCGCTCGCCCGCCGGGACGGGGTTCCGCGTTCCCGCTCCCGGGGCCAACATGGTCACGGTGCGCGGTCCCGGCGACGGCACCGAGGGCTACTGCTTCCTGACCGCCACCACCAGCAACTTCACCACCACCGGGCCCTGGCCGTCGACCCTTCCCGGAAAGCTGCAAGGACCGCTGACCGCGCTGCCCCCGGGAGCCACCCCCGCCCAGGCCGAGGCCGCGCTCGAACCGTCGCGCCGCCGGGTCCATGTGCAGCTCACCCCGGCGCCCGACCCGGTGCTCACCGTGTCGATCGACTTCAACGACGGTACCGGCTTCCACCAGGTCCTCAGCACGCCCGCTCCGCAACCGGTGCCCCCCACCTACAAGTTCGGCTTCGCCGCCTCCACGGGCCTGTTCACCGATGTCCACCTCATCCGCAACGTGCTCGTCACCAGCGACCAGCCGCTGCCCCGGTTGAACCTCGTCAAGCAGGTCAGGCAGCCGCTCCCCGGTGACCTGGTGGCCGGGTCGAAGGTGCCGTACGACTTCGTGGTCACCAACTCGGGTGCGACGGACATCACGGGCCTCGCCGTCAACGACCCGAAGGTCGGCCCGGTGTCCTGTCCCACGACGACGCTCGCGAGCGGTCGGACGGTCACGTGCACCGCCACCTATACGGTCACGGCCGCCGATGTGACGCACGGTTCCATCGACAACACGGCCATCGCGACGGGCATGTCGAACGGCCAGACGGTCACATCACCGCCGTCCTCGCAGAGCGTGCCGATCGAACGGCCGCCCGGTCTCGTCGTGGAGAAGAAGGCTCAGACGCCCGGCGCCTACTCCGTCGGGCAAACGGTCACCTTCTCCTACACCGTCCGCAACACGGGTGGGGCGGAGCTGACCGACGTCGAGGTGAACGACGACCACGTCACCGGCATCACCTGTCGATCGACCACATTGGCCCCGGCGGAGAGTCCGGGCGACAGCACCACGTGCAGTGGCACGTACACGATCACCGCGGGTGACGGTACGGCCGGTTCCGTCACCAACACCGCCACGGCGACCGGTACGGCGGACGGCGAGACCATCACCTCTCCGGAGACCCAGCTGACACTGCCGATCGGGGCACCGCACATCACCCTGAAGAAGCGGGTTGTCACGCCCGGTCCGTACCTCGTCGGGAAGAAGGTGCAGTACTCCTACACCGTCACCAACACCGGCAGCACAACGTTGCACGACGTGCTGGTCAGCGACGACCGCGTCACCAAAGTCACCTGCGACGCGACCACGCTGGCGCCGGGTGCCTCTACGACCTGCCACGGTACGTACACGATCACCCAGGCCGACGCCAATGCCTGCAAGAAGACCAAGTCCGGCGGCGGCAAGCTCTGCCCCGTCACCAATGTGGCGGTGGCTGCAGGAACCGACCCGCAAGGGAACCAGATCGCCGGCACGCCCGCCAGGGTGACCATCGAGATCAGCAAGCCGCGGCCCCCCAAGCCCCCGCACCACAAGCCGGCGCACAAGAAGCCTGTGCACAAGAAGCCGGTACACAAAAAGCCCGTGCACAAGAGGTCGCACAGCGAGGAGGGATCCAACGGTCAGGGACAAGCCTGACAGCAAGCAGGCAGCAAGCAGGTGTCCGGCGGCCCGGTGAGCCCGACGGCCTGCGGAATCCTGTTTCGTAGGCCGCTCACCCCGCGCCCCGCCCCGGAACGCCCGGAGCGGGGCGCGAGGCATGTCCCCCGCGTCGGGCGTCGCATCGCCCACGAAGGCGTCATCGGGCGCGATCCTGTTCGCCGTCGCTCTCGGCTCACTCGCCGCAGGGCCGGTTCTCGCGCCGGCACCGGTCGGCTTCTCCGGAGGCCGCCGGGCCCGGGGCGGACTCGCAACCGAGCCCTCGCAACTCAGTGGCTGTGACTCGGCACTGCTTTGATCGCGGCACCTATGGTGCGAGGCGTGCCACCCGGCTCGCCCGGGACTCCAGGTAGCGCTGCTCGGCGATGCTGGCGGTGGACTTCGCGGCGCGCCGGTAGTGCTCGTACGCCCGTGCCGTGTCGCCGGTCTTCTCCAGCAGATGCGCCCGTACGGACAGCAGCCGGTGATGCCCGGCCATCCGCCCGTCACTGTCCAATGTGGACAGCAGGGCCAGCCCGGCCGCCGGGCCCTCGGTCTCGGCGAGCGCGATCGCCCGGTTGAGGGTGACCATCGGGTTGGGCGCGATCCGTTCCAGGACCAGGTAAAGGGCGTGCACCTGCGGCCAGTTGGTCTCCTCGGCCGTGGCCGCGTCGGCGTGCGTGGCGGCGATGGCGGCCTGCAGCCGGTAGGGCCCCAGCGTCGGGCCGGCCAGTGACGCCTTGGCCAGCTCCAGCCCCTCGCCGATCAGCCCGCGGTCCCACTTCGTACGGTCCTGCTCGTCCAGCGGCACCAGGTCACCGGCCGCTGTCGTACGTGCCTCTCTGCGGGCGTGGGTCAGCAGCATCAGTGCGAGCAGCCCGGTCACCTCGCCGTCCTCGGGCAGCTGCGCGTGCACCATCCCGGCCAGCCGGATCGCCTCGTGCGCGAGGTCGGCGCGGTGCAGCTCGCTGCCCGAGGAGGCGGTATAGCCCTCGTTGAAGATCAGGTACAGCACATGCAGGACGACCCGTAGCCGCTCCTCGCGCTCCGCGCCGTCCGGCAGGGTGAACGAGCTTCCGGCGGCCTTGATGCGCTGCTTGGCCCGGCTGATCCTGGCCGCCATCGTGGCCTCCGGCACCAGGAACGCGCGGGCGATCTCGGCAGTGCTCAGGCCGCCGACCGCCCGCAGCGTCAGGGCGGTCTGGGAGGCCGCGGTCAGCGTCGGATGACAGCACAGGAAGAGCAGGACGAGCGTGTCGTCGGTGTCCGGTACGTCCTTGGGCACCACCTCGGTGGCCGTCGCCGACTCCCGCTCGCGGCGCGCGTGGTCGCTGCGCATCTGGTCGATGAGCCGCCGGGAGGCGACCGTCACCAGCCAGCCGCGCGGGTTGTTCGGCACTCCCTCGGCCGGCCACTGCACGGTGGCGGCGAGGACGGCCTCCTGCACGGCGTCCTCACACCCCTCGAACCGGCCGTTCCGGCGTACCAACGTGCCGAGGACCTGCGGCGTGAGCTCACGCAGCAGGTCCTCGATGTCTGGTGCTGTCATGCCTCCAATTGTCCGTCGGCGAACATCACCTGCCGCACCTCGATACCCAGGCCCTCGATCGCGGTGTCCGGGATCTGCGCTGCCAGCTCGATCGCCCGCTCCTTGTTCTCGCAGTCGATCAGGTAGAAGCCGCCCAGGTACTCCTTGGCCTCCAGGTAGGGTCCGTCGGTCACCACCGGCTGGCCGTTGCGTACGGACACCACAGCGGCCTGTGACGGGTCGACCAGCGCCTGCGTGGTGATCAGCTCGCCGGACGTCTTCAGCGCCTCGATGAACGCGCCGTGGCCGTTGCCGATCGCCGCCTTCTCCTGGTCGGTCAGCGCGTCCAGCACGGCCGGGTTGATATACATGCTGATCAGGAACTGCATCTCGTACTCCTCGTGGTTCGCGAGCCCCGGATCGGGCCCTTCGACCGGTTGGTCGGAGCCGCCGTCGTCGTCTTGACATCCTCGGCCAGAACTTTCGCACGGAGTTTTCCGGCGTCGCGTCGCCCGGACCGCGAGGTCGTCATTCCCGGTGAATCCCCTCCGTGGCAGACGCGAAAGATGTCCGTCCGTACCGATGTCAAGAAGCTCTCCACCACTCCGACCAACCGGCGAAACGTCGAGAGAACAGGGAGTTTCGGATATGCGAGTCAACCGGGCATGGCTGGGACTGGTCGTCCTCATGCTGCCGACCTTGCTCGTCGCGATCGACGCGACGGCGTTGCTTCTCGCGCTCCCACGGCTGAGCGCCGACCTGGGTGCCACCAACGTCCAGCAGCTGTGGATCAGTGACAGCTACGGATTCATGGTGGCAGGCCTGGTCATCACGATGGGTACGCTCGGCGACCGGATCGGCCGCCGACGGCTGCTGATGATCGGCGCAGCGGCGTTCGCGGTGTTCTCGGTCGTGGCCGCCTTCGCGGTCGACCCGCTGATGCTGATCGTCGCGCGGGCGCTGCTGGGCGTCGCCGGCGCGACCTTGGCGCCGTCCACACTTGCCTTGATCACCAACATGTTCCGCGACGAACGGCAGCGCGGGAAGGCCATCGCGATCTGGGCGACCTGCCAGTTCGCCGGCGGCGCGCTCGGGCCCGTGCTCGCCGGGTTCCTGCTCCAGTACTTCTGGTGGGGATCGGTGTTCCTGGTCGCCGTGCCGGCGATGGCGTTGCTGCTGCTGGCCGGGCCGGTCCTGCTGCCGGAGTTCCGCAGCGACCGGGCCGGCCGGCTGGACCCGGCAAGCGTCGGGCTGTCGCTCGTGGCCGTGCTTCTGATGGTCTACGGCATCAAGCAGCTGACCGTCGAGAGTGTGCCGGTCGTGCCGGCGGTGGCCCTCGTCGTCGGCGCCGCCACCGGATTCCTCTTCGTACGCCGGCAACTGCGACTGGAGACGCCGCTGCTGGACCTGCGGCTGTTGCGCAACCGCCCGTTCACGGCCGTACTCGTCGCGCTGGTCTTCGCCGGTATCGCCATGGCCGGTACGGGCCTGCTGGTGACCCAGTACCTGCAGAGCGTGCTGGGCTTCTCGCCGGTCGCGTCGGCGGTGCTGTTCGCACCGATGGGCCTGGGCGTGGCGGTCGGCACCATGACCGCGCCGGCGCTGGCCCGGCGGATGAAGCAGACGACCGCGATCGCCGGCGGGCTGGTGGGGTCGGCGCTGGGCAGCCTGCTGCTCGTCGGCGTCGACAGTGCGGGCGCCCTGCCGCTGGTGATGACCGGGATCGCCGTACTGGCGCTGGGCACCGGCCCACTCTTCGCGCTGGGCACCGGGCTGGTCGTCGGGTCCGTACCGCCGGAGCGCGCCGGCTCGGCGGCGTCGATGTCGGAGACCGGCAACTACTTCGGCGGTTCGCTCGGCTTCGCACTGCTCGGCACGCTGGCCGCAGTGGTCTACCGCAGCCGGACGGACGGCACGTCCGACTCGCTGGCCGGCGCGGTCGCCGCCGGTCGGCACCTTCCCGCCGACCGGAGCGCGGAACTGCTGCACACCGCGCGGGAGGCGTTCACCGCCGGCCTGCACGTCACCGGCGTCGTCGCCGCGGTCATCTTCGCCGGGCTGGCCGTACTGATCCTGACCATGCGCCCGGCAACCCGGACCACCCCGGCCGCACTCCCCGACTACGAGGCGGCTCGCTCATAGAACCTGCCGAGGCCGACGCCGTGGTTTTCCTGCCCGAAAGCCCCCGTCACCCCGTCACACGCAGCGGGGCGGTGGGCCCGCCGGCCCACCGCCCCTCTCACCCGCGTACGGGAGTTACTGGATGACCGTGATCCGGTCCGTCGCCGGCGGGGCCAGCGGCGCGGCGGCCGTGGAGTGGGCCGCCAGGTAGGCGTTGAACAGGTCCAGGTCGGACGCGCCGACCAGCTTGTTGGTGCCCTGGCCGAGTGCGGCGAAGCCGTCGCCGCCGCCCGCCAGGAACTCGTTCATCGCGACGCGGTAGGTCTTCGCCGGGTCGATCGCCGCACCGTCCAGCTTGATGGTGTCGGTGACCACACGGGCCGCACCCGTCTTCGTCATGTCCAGGGTGTACGTGAGGCCCTTGGACACCTGAAGGATCTTCGGGCCGGCCTCGTTGGAACCGCTGACCTGCTGCTGGAGCGCGGTGATCAGCTGGGCGCCGGTCAGGTCGACGACGTTCATCATGTTGGTGAAGGGCTGCACGGTGAACGACTCCCCGTACGTCACCACCCCGTCGCCCTCACTGCCGGTCGACTTGTACACCAGGTCCCCCCGGATGCCGCCCGGGTTCATGAGGGCGACGACCGCCCCGCCCTTGTCCGCCGGGGCCAGGCCCTCCAGCTGGGCGTCCGCGATCAGGTTGCCGAGCGGCTTCTCGGAGGCCTTGGAGCTGCGGCCGTCGATGTCGGCGGTGATGTAGCCCTGCGGCTTGTTCGCGATGGGCGCCGCGAGGGCGTTCCAGCGGGCGATCAGGTCCGTCATGTCCCTGGCCCTGTGCTGGTCCCGGCTGACGATGTGGTTCGCCGACTTCGGGTTCGAGGCTCCGGCCGACTTCACCGACGTACGGACGATGTCCTTGGTGCGGCGGTCGTAGGTGAGGGTCGTGTCGGTGTAGAGCTTGCCGAACGACGACGCCGAGGTGACCATGCGCGGGTTGCCCGCCGGGTCCGGGATCGTGCAGACGTACGCCTGGTGGGTGTGGCCCGTGACCAGTGCGTCGACCTTCGGCGTGATGCCCTTGGCGATGTCGGTGATCGGCCCGGAGATGCCGTCACCGGCGCCGGAGCTGTCGCAGTCGTAGTTGTACGAGGCGGAGGCAGGTGCCCCGCCCTCGTGGATCAGCGCGACGATGGACTTGACGCCCTGGCGGTCCAGCTCCTTGGCGTACTTGTTGATCGTCTCGATCTCGTCGTGGAACTTCAGGCCCTTGACGCCGTTGGCTGTGACGATGTTCGGCGTGCCCTCCAGGGTCACCCCGATGAAGCCGATCCTGACGCCGTTCTTCTTCCACACCGTGTACGGCTTGAGGATCGGCTTGCCGGTCTTCTCGCTCGTCACGTTGGCGGCGAGGTAGGGGAAGTCGGCGCCCTGGAACTTCTTGCCCTTCTCGTAGCACCCCTCGACCGGGTGGCAGCCGCCGTTCTGGAGGCGGGCCAGCTCGGTGGCGCCCTCGTCGAACTCGTGGTTGCCGACGGTCGTCACATCGAGGTCGATCTTGTTGAGCGCCTCGATGGTCGGCTCGTCGTGGAAGAGACCGGACAGCAACGGGCTCGCGCCCACCATGTCACCACCGGCCGCGGTGATCGAGTACGGGTGACCCTTGCGCGCGGTACGCAGCGAGGACGCGAGGTACTCGACGCCACCGGCCGGAATCGGCTTGGGCGTGCCGTCGGCCTGCGTCTCGGTGACCGTGCCCGCCCCCGAGCCGGCCGGCGGCTCCAGGTTCCCGTGCAGGTCGTTGAAGGACAGCAGCTGTACGTCGACGGTACGGGCCGGCTTGTGGTGCCCGTGCCCATGGCCGCGGTCCTGGGCGCCGGCCGGCATCGCGGCGACGAGCGCGCCGACGGTGGCGAGCCCGGCCGCGGCGGCGAGCACCCGCCGGGGCGCGCGGTTCTTCTGTGGTGTCGCTGACATCGGTCCCCTTGTGAGTTCAGCGGGAGGTTTGAGGGTGATGGCGAGTCTGGAGACTTCGTGCCGCAGCCTAGGGTCAACGCGCGTAGCGCGACAGGTTTCCGGGGTTACGAACTGGTTGCCATGCGGTTGGTATCGGAGCCAACCACCGCAGATCACCGGCATGGCGTACATATCGCCGAGAGCCGCGGCCGACCGACGGCCGAGTACACGCCGGGGTGCAAACCAGGCCCCGGCCGTCAGCACGCACGCAGGGCTGCCCGGGCCACAACACCCCGCACCCCCCGTACGCTCGTACACATGACGACTGACGTACCTCTCCCCGCCCCCGGACGCGAGATCCAGACGCTCGAAGTGCTCTCCCCCGAACAGGCCGGAGCCGTGTCCGACCTGCTCGCCGAGGCGGCCCGGTCCGACGGCAGGCAGGCCGTGTCCGAGCAGGGGCGGCTGCAGCTGCGGGGCGGGCGGCGTGAGGGGGTGCGGCATCTGCTGCTCACCAGTGGGCCGACCCTGGTCGGGTATGCGCAGCTGGAGGACACCGACCCCGTCGAGGCGCCGGCCGCCGAGCTGGTCGTGCATCCGGCGTACCGCGGGCAGGGGCACGGGCGGGCGCTGGGTGCGGCGCTGCTCGCCGTTACGGGCAAGCGGCTGCGGGTGTGGGCGCACGGCGGGAAGTCCGCGGCCCGGCATCTCTCGCAGGTCCTCGGTCTCTCCCTCTTCCGCGA
This region includes:
- a CDS encoding DUF6333 family protein → MSPNPRIAWRQSTLRITRIHPPYHAPYDQHTIRHAPAHDPVRARAVVAELSTVSTVAEELEPMPRRDIDHPRHMDDLDYVAVGCWGDIVQISDPALGEDGILSTNLDATFDAQVKAHPEARITAVCEMNSAETYGKYLAHVPGQPRLSADGWDDQYVTGNPAQLLRAVGVGPGTPGAECLDSDQDEPFIGLEYLDLLACGLHSVYSRENLMVSVFKVTRTEDVREAIDEVWLQD
- a CDS encoding bifunctional metallophosphatase/5'-nucleotidase, which encodes MSATPQKNRAPRRVLAAAAGLATVGALVAAMPAGAQDRGHGHGHHKPARTVDVQLLSFNDLHGNLEPPAGSGAGTVTETQADGTPKPIPAGGVEYLASSLRTARKGHPYSITAAGGDMVGASPLLSGLFHDEPTIEALNKIDLDVTTVGNHEFDEGATELARLQNGGCHPVEGCYEKGKKFQGADFPYLAANVTSEKTGKPILKPYTVWKKNGVRIGFIGVTLEGTPNIVTANGVKGLKFHDEIETINKYAKELDRQGVKSIVALIHEGGAPASASYNYDCDSSGAGDGISGPITDIAKGITPKVDALVTGHTHQAYVCTIPDPAGNPRMVTSASSFGKLYTDTTLTYDRRTKDIVRTSVKSAGASNPKSANHIVSRDQHRARDMTDLIARWNALAAPIANKPQGYITADIDGRSSKASEKPLGNLIADAQLEGLAPADKGGAVVALMNPGGIRGDLVYKSTGSEGDGVVTYGESFTVQPFTNMMNVVDLTGAQLITALQQQVSGSNEAGPKILQVSKGLTYTLDMTKTGAARVVTDTIKLDGAAIDPAKTYRVAMNEFLAGGGDGFAALGQGTNKLVGASDLDLFNAYLAAHSTAAAPLAPPATDRITVIQ
- a CDS encoding RNA polymerase sigma factor, whose protein sequence is MTAPDIEDLLRELTPQVLGTLVRRNGRFEGCEDAVQEAVLAATVQWPAEGVPNNPRGWLVTVASRRLIDQMRSDHARRERESATATEVVPKDVPDTDDTLVLLFLCCHPTLTAASQTALTLRAVGGLSTAEIARAFLVPEATMAARISRAKQRIKAAGSSFTLPDGAEREERLRVVLHVLYLIFNEGYTASSGSELHRADLAHEAIRLAGMVHAQLPEDGEVTGLLALMLLTHARREARTTAAGDLVPLDEQDRTKWDRGLIGEGLELAKASLAGPTLGPYRLQAAIAATHADAATAEETNWPQVHALYLVLERIAPNPMVTLNRAIALAETEGPAAGLALLSTLDSDGRMAGHHRLLSVRAHLLEKTGDTARAYEHYRRAAKSTASIAEQRYLESRASRVARLAP
- a CDS encoding MFS transporter encodes the protein MRVNRAWLGLVVLMLPTLLVAIDATALLLALPRLSADLGATNVQQLWISDSYGFMVAGLVITMGTLGDRIGRRRLLMIGAAAFAVFSVVAAFAVDPLMLIVARALLGVAGATLAPSTLALITNMFRDERQRGKAIAIWATCQFAGGALGPVLAGFLLQYFWWGSVFLVAVPAMALLLLAGPVLLPEFRSDRAGRLDPASVGLSLVAVLLMVYGIKQLTVESVPVVPAVALVVGAATGFLFVRRQLRLETPLLDLRLLRNRPFTAVLVALVFAGIAMAGTGLLVTQYLQSVLGFSPVASAVLFAPMGLGVAVGTMTAPALARRMKQTTAIAGGLVGSALGSLLLVGVDSAGALPLVMTGIAVLALGTGPLFALGTGLVVGSVPPERAGSAASMSETGNYFGGSLGFALLGTLAAVVYRSRTDGTSDSLAGAVAAGRHLPADRSAELLHTAREAFTAGLHVTGVVAAVIFAGLAVLILTMRPATRTTPAALPDYEAARS
- a CDS encoding DUF7507 domain-containing protein, whose translation is MNRRKYSPSSGGRAPRARTARLAAAALALVVGAGASPAPDAGAQAQPRAAGSPLVDETFTQATAPEFTGVGSACLTGAPAAAAPGPGDHPLGGCPEGVGPVPPPNGAPHGYLRLTDASNDQTGAVLYNHALPANQGLDVTFDQWQYGSTTPATPADGISFFLVNGDGALTHPGAFGGSLGYAQKLPDDNPTATFLPGVDRGYLGVGLDVLGNYFGDWEHRGNGCANRSPAGTGFRVPAPGANMVTVRGPGDGTEGYCFLTATTSNFTTTGPWPSTLPGKLQGPLTALPPGATPAQAEAALEPSRRRVHVQLTPAPDPVLTVSIDFNDGTGFHQVLSTPAPQPVPPTYKFGFAASTGLFTDVHLIRNVLVTSDQPLPRLNLVKQVRQPLPGDLVAGSKVPYDFVVTNSGATDITGLAVNDPKVGPVSCPTTTLASGRTVTCTATYTVTAADVTHGSIDNTAIATGMSNGQTVTSPPSSQSVPIERPPGLVVEKKAQTPGAYSVGQTVTFSYTVRNTGGAELTDVEVNDDHVTGITCRSTTLAPAESPGDSTTCSGTYTITAGDGTAGSVTNTATATGTADGETITSPETQLTLPIGAPHITLKKRVVTPGPYLVGKKVQYSYTVTNTGSTTLHDVLVSDDRVTKVTCDATTLAPGASTTCHGTYTITQADANACKKTKSGGGKLCPVTNVAVAAGTDPQGNQIAGTPARVTIEISKPRPPKPPHHKPAHKKPVHKKPVHKKPVHKRSHSEEGSNGQGQA
- a CDS encoding YciI family protein yields the protein MQFLISMYINPAVLDALTDQEKAAIGNGHGAFIEALKTSGELITTQALVDPSQAAVVSVRNGQPVVTDGPYLEAKEYLGGFYLIDCENKERAIELAAQIPDTAIEGLGIEVRQVMFADGQLEA